A region from the Lolium perenne isolate Kyuss_39 chromosome 4, Kyuss_2.0, whole genome shotgun sequence genome encodes:
- the LOC127348676 gene encoding dirigent protein 1: protein MDFLLLCCAFLLGAAAYSNTHMGAAASTTTHLHFYMDDFYTGPNPTALRVVSGRSLSPDNGTAATSPRQFGDIVVLNDPLTEGPDRGSARVGKAQGFAVRASEGGIVSDLHLHLFLEAGEYNGSSVAVNGRIDMDTEMRESVIVGGTGRFRFARGYMLSRNYQYDLTNGGVVELNVYVQH from the coding sequence ATGGACTTTCTACTCCTCTGCTGTGCCTTCCTCCTGGGCGCCGCAGCCTACAGCAACACCCACATgggcgccgccgcctccaccaccacTCACCTCCACTTTTACATGGACGATTTCTACACCGGCCCGAACCCCACCGCCTTGCGCGTCGTGTCCGGCCGCTCCCTCTCGCCCGACAACGGCACGGCGGCCACGTCGCCGCGGCAGTTCGGCGACATCGTGGTGCTGAACGACCCGCTGACGGAGGGTCCCGACAGAGGCAGCGCCCGCGTGGGCAAGGCGCAGGGGTTCGCCGTGCGGGCGTCAGAGGGCGGCATCGTATCGGACCTTCACCTGCACCTGTTCCTGGAGGCCGGCGAGTACAACGGCAGCTCAGTGGCGGTGAACGGCCGCATCGACATGGACACCGAGATGCGCGAGTCGGTGATCGTCGGTGGTACCGGTCGGTTCCGTTTCGCGCGGGGATACATGCTCTCCCGGAACTACCAATACGACCTCACCAATGGCGGTGTCGTCGAGCTCAACGTCTACGTGCAGCACTAG